One Streptomyces sp. 1331.2 genomic window, AGCTGTCGCCAGGCGCACCCGGTCCGCACCACGTAGAAGATCGCGTCCACGATCCGCCGCCGCGGATGCTTCTCCCCGCCGCCCGCCCTCCGGACCCACCCGCGGCGGCGAGAGCAACGGCTCCACCAGCGCCCACTGTTCATCCGTCAGGTCCGACGGATACCCGCCCCAACACGGCTCACGGTGAGCACGGTCTTACCGCTCACCGGCTCCTCCGCACCCAAGTGCTCGGCGGCGTCATCAACGAGTACGGATACGCGGCCTGACCAGCAGCGACCGGTTTCCGAACGGCACAGGATTCCCGCCTCACTCTCCCGAGTGGTCATGCGTGTCCCTCCAATCGGATCAGAGCCTCCTCCCATAGTGTTTGCGAACGAACCTTCGGCTCGTAGCCGGATCCCCGGAATTGGAGGCACCGAGCCAGATGACCGACGAGATCGTCCGTGCTGCGATCCACCCCGCCATCGGAATCGCCAGAGTCGGAAACTCACTGGAGGAGTATTACACCGCACCCGAGGTGCCCGACCCCGCGCCGCAGGACCCGGGCTTCTACAAGGACTCCGCCGGCGCGATCAAACGCGAGGCGGCGCGCTTTCGGGTCTACGGGTACAACGCCCTGGGCGAGGTGGTGGCCGAGCTGACGGCGGACAACGCCGATATCCGCTGGAGCGCGCACCTGGCGAACAAGAAGGCTGCCTGGTACCAGTTCCAGCTCGCTCTCGACATTCCCGACGCGGCGGGCGCCAAGGCGTCCGAGCTGCGTAACAAGGAGATCACCGGCGATCTCCGAAAAGACCTGATCATCGACCCGGGCCCGATCAGCATCAGCGGGAGAAATCTCTCAGGCCCCGACTTCCACTTCCGCGACGGCAAGTTCATGGGGAAGGAGGTCTATCTCGGGGAACTGCGCACCGACGAGGACGGGCACCTGCTGGTGCTCGGCGGCTTCGGCCAGTCGGCCTCCTACAACGGCAAGCCGATCACCACCTACGCCAACAACGACGGCTGGCACGACGACATCGGCGACGGCCCGGTCACGGCGACCGTCACCGTCGCCGGCCGCGCTCTGCCGGTCGACCCCGCCTGGGTCCTGGTCGCCCCGCCCAACTACGCCCCCGCGCTGAAGGGCATCCGCACCCTCTACGACCTGCTGTACGACGTGTTCGTCTGCGACGGATCGCTGCCGTTCCCGGACAGGGTCTCCTTCGCCCGCCACATCGCACCGGTGCTCCAGCGCTTCACCGATCATCAGTGGGTCAACCACGGCTTCGCCGGGTACTACGGACACGACGGCCTCGGCCAGGTCACCACCCCGCAGATGCTGGCACGGCTCAGCAGCAACGCCCCCACCCGCCGCGCGCTGCGCCGGCAGGTGTTCAACGCGCTGCGCGACTTCGGGCGCGACGGCGCCTCGCCCGTCCCCTGGCCCTGGCTGTACGGGGATGCGATGGCTATCCCGCCGCGCTCGCCGCTGCACCACATGGCGTTCTCCCCGACCCAGTACCGGATGTTCCAGTACTGGGCCGACGGCGACTTCGAGGACGACTGGGGCACCCTCGGGGCCACCCCGCCGCCCCGGACACTTGCCGAGGTGCGCCTCGCCGAGCAGCCGGCCGCGCTCGACCGAGCCGCACTGGACTTCTGCCTCGCCGACGCCTTCCACCCCGGCTGCGAAGTCACCTGGCCGATCCGGCACCCCTCGATGTACATGGCGCCGTTCCGGATCCGCCACCGCCCGGCCGACCGGCCCGAGCCCTCGTACGGCACGGTCCTCACCCCCGAGACCGCGCTGTCGGTGAACGGACCGCTGTACGCCCAGGCGCCGGGTGACCTCTCCCGGTGGATGGCCGTCCCGTGGCAGAGCGACACCGCCAGCTGCCGTTCCGGCTACGAGCTGTCCCTGGGTCCGCGCCACGACCCGTACCTGCCGACGTTCTGGCCGGCCCGGGTCCCCAACCACGTCCTCACCGAGGACGACTACCAGGTGGTCGTGGACGAGACCCGGCCGCTGGCCGAACGCACCGAGGCGTTCGAGCGGCGGGCCGTGTGGCTGCGCGGACTGCGCGGGCAGAACACCGACCAGCTCAACCAGATGATCGACGACTGGTACCGGCTCGGCATCGTCGAAGTGCGCGAGGGCGCCAAGGACTTCCCCGACCGG contains:
- a CDS encoding LodA/GoxA family CTQ-dependent oxidase — translated: MTDEIVRAAIHPAIGIARVGNSLEEYYTAPEVPDPAPQDPGFYKDSAGAIKREAARFRVYGYNALGEVVAELTADNADIRWSAHLANKKAAWYQFQLALDIPDAAGAKASELRNKEITGDLRKDLIIDPGPISISGRNLSGPDFHFRDGKFMGKEVYLGELRTDEDGHLLVLGGFGQSASYNGKPITTYANNDGWHDDIGDGPVTATVTVAGRALPVDPAWVLVAPPNYAPALKGIRTLYDLLYDVFVCDGSLPFPDRVSFARHIAPVLQRFTDHQWVNHGFAGYYGHDGLGQVTTPQMLARLSSNAPTRRALRRQVFNALRDFGRDGASPVPWPWLYGDAMAIPPRSPLHHMAFSPTQYRMFQYWADGDFEDDWGTLGATPPPRTLAEVRLAEQPAALDRAALDFCLADAFHPGCEVTWPIRHPSMYMAPFRIRHRPADRPEPSYGTVLTPETALSVNGPLYAQAPGDLSRWMAVPWQSDTASCRSGYELSLGPRHDPYLPTFWPARVPNHVLTEDDYQVVVDETRPLAERTEAFERRAVWLRGLRGQNTDQLNQMIDDWYRLGIVEVREGAKDFPDRIQVESRPSIDLEGVPLTQNLVTLHVPQAADPALASVAVNQAISVSGYTAEEVTAGFIDKVAPFRDNA